A single window of Sphingobacteriales bacterium DNA harbors:
- a CDS encoding glycosyltransferase, which translates to MLINAVAQSKYKNKIRVQIIGDGPKRKYLEGLANKLLPNQVEFKYLPTEKVIEYYNKADLYVHCAAVEVECMTALEAIACGLPALISDSDLSAAKQFAINKEFVFSDIKNLAEKIDFFYENRDLLADAKTQYLEKSKQFSIEKSYQKLINTYNSLL; encoded by the coding sequence ATGTTGATTAATGCAGTGGCACAATCAAAATATAAGAACAAAATTAGAGTACAAATTATTGGTGATGGTCCAAAGCGAAAGTATTTAGAAGGCTTAGCCAATAAGTTGTTGCCCAATCAAGTAGAATTCAAATATTTGCCTACAGAAAAAGTAATTGAATATTATAACAAAGCAGATTTGTATGTGCATTGTGCTGCTGTAGAAGTAGAATGTATGACTGCGTTGGAAGCAATAGCATGTGGCTTACCTGCATTAATTTCAGACTCAGACTTGAGTGCTGCAAAACAATTTGCCATCAATAAAGAATTTGTATTCTCAGACATTAAAAATTTGGCTGAAAAGATTGATTTTTTCTATGAAAATAGAGACTTGTTGGCTGATGCAAAAACTCAATATCTTGAGAAATCTAAACAATTTAGCATAGAAAAATCATATCAAAAGTTGATTAATACATACAATTCTTTGTTGTAA
- the ilvA gene encoding threonine ammonia-lyase, protein MQTRLPKTEGIEEASKVLENIVEKTPLQLNINLSELYQANIYLKREDLQKVRSYKIRGAYNFISKLNSKQRKNGVVCASAGNHAQGFALSCAILKIKGVVFMPQTTPKQKVNSVQRLGKEYIEIELYGDTYDDAKHAAQKYAQKEDKIFVPPFDDALIIEGQGTVGLEILEQLGKKKLDYIFIPIGGGGLISGIITYFKKYSPKTKIIGVEPLGAPAMQQSLEQNKLVELKQIDNFVDGAAVKQVGHLTFEICKNNIDKMVLIPEGRICTQILKLYNRDAIVAEPAGTLAISALDFVDFELKGKNIVCIVSGGNNDIERMPEMKERSLIYEGLKHYFMIKFPQRSGALKQFVNKVLGPDDDITLFEYTKKNSKESGPALVGIELKNKEDYDGLLDRMRKYNIDFTTINNNPILFNFLI, encoded by the coding sequence ATGCAAACAAGGCTACCAAAAACAGAAGGAATTGAAGAAGCAAGCAAAGTACTAGAAAACATTGTTGAAAAAACTCCTTTACAACTGAATATTAATCTTTCAGAACTTTATCAAGCAAATATTTATCTTAAAAGAGAAGACCTACAAAAAGTTAGATCTTATAAAATTAGAGGTGCCTATAATTTTATTTCAAAACTAAACTCTAAACAAAGAAAGAATGGTGTAGTATGTGCAAGTGCTGGCAATCATGCACAAGGTTTTGCATTATCATGTGCAATATTAAAGATAAAAGGAGTTGTATTTATGCCACAAACTACGCCTAAGCAAAAAGTAAATTCTGTACAAAGATTAGGTAAAGAATATATTGAAATAGAACTATATGGCGATACTTATGATGACGCAAAACATGCAGCTCAGAAATATGCACAAAAAGAAGATAAAATATTTGTTCCACCATTTGATGATGCACTTATCATTGAAGGACAAGGAACAGTAGGCTTAGAAATATTAGAACAATTAGGAAAAAAGAAACTTGATTATATTTTTATTCCAATTGGTGGTGGTGGTTTAATTTCTGGAATAATTACATATTTCAAAAAATATTCTCCAAAAACAAAAATAATAGGTGTGGAGCCTTTGGGTGCACCAGCAATGCAACAATCATTGGAACAAAACAAACTGGTAGAACTCAAACAAATAGATAATTTTGTTGATGGCGCAGCAGTAAAACAAGTTGGACATCTAACGTTTGAGATATGCAAAAACAATATTGATAAAATGGTTTTAATTCCAGAAGGAAGAATCTGTACGCAGATATTAAAACTATACAACAGAGATGCAATTGTAGCAGAACCAGCAGGTACATTAGCCATTTCAGCATTAGATTTTGTAGATTTTGAACTAAAGGGAAAAAATATTGTTTGTATTGTAAGTGGTGGAAACAATGACATTGAAAGAATGCCAGAAATGAAAGAAAGATCATTGATATACGAAGGTTTGAAGCATTATTTCATGATAAAATTTCCACAACGTTCTGGTGCGTTAAAACAGTTTGTAAATAAAGTTTTAGGGCCAGATGATGATATAACACTATTTGAATATACTAAAAAAAATAGCAAAGAAAGTGGACCAGCGTTGGTTGGAATAGAACTTAAAAATAAAGAAGATTACGATGGTTTATTAGATAGAATGAGAAAATATAATATTGATTTTACTACGATAAATAATAATCCTATTTTATTTAATTTTTTAATATAA
- a CDS encoding endonuclease/exonuclease/phosphatase family protein, translating to MKKRFMFLIKLLLISAVAFGAYVVLAILYAWITDYRPKPESDAEILKTDNEISSITKDTLVFYDWNIGYCGLGAESDFFYDGGKMVRSTRDLVNKNYAGVKETILKWKQDADFILLQEVDVDSRRSWGQNQLQGIKEMLDFNAVFGKNYQVRYVPIPITNPMGGVLGGIATFFPYKLENTPIRYQFPSNFSFPKGLFFLDRCFVKHTFKLKNGKNLIVINTHNSAYDGGTLKKQEMEYFKKYLVDEYNAGNYVIVGGDWNQIPPGYTPKDKNSGYEEMEIPNSYLPKNWTWAFDGKTPTNRKVDKPYESNKTYTTVIDFYLLSPNVSLINVQGIDVDFSYSDHQPVRMVCSLQ from the coding sequence ATGAAAAAAAGATTTATGTTTTTAATTAAATTATTGCTAATATCTGCGGTTGCATTTGGTGCCTATGTTGTATTGGCAATTCTATATGCTTGGATAACAGATTACAGACCAAAACCAGAATCTGATGCTGAAATATTAAAAACAGACAACGAAATAAGCAGTATTACTAAAGATACTTTGGTTTTTTATGATTGGAATATTGGCTATTGTGGTTTAGGAGCTGAGTCTGATTTCTTTTATGATGGTGGAAAAATGGTGCGTTCAACTAGAGATTTGGTAAACAAAAATTATGCTGGCGTAAAAGAAACTATTTTAAAATGGAAACAAGATGCAGATTTTATTTTATTGCAAGAAGTTGATGTTGACTCAAGAAGAAGTTGGGGACAAAATCAACTACAAGGTATAAAAGAAATGCTTGATTTTAATGCAGTTTTTGGAAAAAACTATCAAGTAAGATATGTTCCAATTCCAATTACAAATCCAATGGGTGGCGTTTTAGGTGGCATTGCAACATTTTTTCCTTATAAATTAGAAAATACACCAATCAGATATCAATTTCCATCAAATTTTTCATTTCCAAAAGGATTATTCTTTTTAGATAGATGTTTTGTAAAACATACTTTCAAACTAAAAAATGGAAAAAACCTTATTGTAATCAACACACATAATTCAGCTTATGATGGTGGTACACTAAAAAAACAAGAAATGGAATATTTTAAAAAATATTTAGTTGATGAATACAATGCTGGAAACTATGTAATTGTTGGTGGCGATTGGAATCAAATTCCACCAGGATACACACCAAAAGATAAAAATAGTGGCTACGAAGAAATGGAAATTCCAAATTCATATTTACCAAAAAACTGGACTTGGGCATTTGATGGAAAAACACCAACAAATAGAAAAGTAGATAAACCTTACGAATCAAATAAAACATATACAACTGTTATTGACTTTTATTTATTATCGCCTAATGTTTCACTCATAAATGTGCAAGGAATTGATGTAGATTTCTCATATTCAGATCACCAACCAGTACGTATGGTTTGCTCACTACAATAG
- a CDS encoding lysophospholipase, which translates to MSTKEINWTTSDGISIYGKVWNTTETPKYVICLVHGMGEHINRYEHVAHFFNKNNIAVFGYDQRGHGKSGGQRGHFPSFDIFLDDVTLFIQQVDKEFPNIKKILMGHSMGGNVIGNYLIKRNQNFSGAIFSSPYLELAFTPPAIKLSLGKLMKGLLPSLALPSGLDASAISRDKTVVDNYLKDKLVHDKISAIMGVEMIETGKDVINQANKIKIPVLVYHGTADRLTSHDGSQKFAKNVGSNATFISYDGLYHETHNEPEKDKVFENIILWIDKL; encoded by the coding sequence ATGAGTACAAAAGAAATAAATTGGACAACAAGTGATGGTATTTCTATTTATGGTAAAGTATGGAATACTACAGAAACACCCAAATATGTAATCTGTTTAGTACATGGAATGGGTGAACACATCAATAGATATGAGCATGTGGCTCATTTTTTCAACAAAAATAATATTGCAGTTTTTGGATATGACCAACGTGGACATGGTAAATCTGGTGGACAACGTGGACATTTCCCAAGTTTTGATATCTTCTTAGATGATGTGACATTGTTCATACAACAAGTAGATAAAGAATTTCCAAATATAAAAAAAATATTAATGGGACACAGTATGGGTGGAAATGTAATAGGTAATTATTTAATAAAGAGAAATCAAAATTTTAGTGGTGCTATATTTTCTTCTCCATATTTAGAATTAGCATTTACTCCACCAGCTATAAAACTAAGCTTAGGGAAATTAATGAAAGGTTTGTTGCCATCATTAGCATTGCCAAGTGGTTTAGACGCAAGTGCAATATCAAGAGATAAAACTGTAGTAGATAATTATCTTAAAGACAAACTAGTTCATGATAAAATTTCTGCGATAATGGGTGTTGAAATGATAGAAACAGGAAAAGATGTTATTAATCAAGCCAACAAAATAAAAATTCCAGTTTTAGTTTATCATGGAACTGCTGATAGACTCACATCACATGATGGTAGCCAGAAATTTGCCAAAAACGTTGGCAGTAATGCAACATTTATTAGTTATGATGGTTTGTATCACGAAACTCATAACGAACCAGAAAAGGATAAAGTATTTGAAAATATTATTCTCTGGATTGATAAACTATAA
- a CDS encoding DEAD/DEAH box helicase family protein has translation MPNNEFLKKLLVKLKSGDARSIHLNALPSNLGRIDIFDFVNLHQSLHLQFLQQLFTQPKFSFNISVDSSLLANKNDDEKKVIQQLIKKFNHLYFQDEENEQEHGYHSFGFGYPLLVKRDNTNKDKIIKAPLFIWYLKIEKDLRKTNSWNISRDEDLPVVLNPVLISYLQSNENISFKELEIMLDDEMISEKELLDATQIITEKLGNKQPLDNFVATILPCTNKESIELLTKDNAWIRFSGVFGLYKTIKQSIINDVEQLVESNTIATLHQANHECTYTDVIAANELDDTQEAILFALNKNQKIIIQGPPGTGKSQTLTAIIANTLLNEKKVLVVCEKKTALEVLQQNLSKINLAELSVLIEDVHADRRIIVEKVRDYIETKSTQELRFRQHEYEQTKNKFNENRSIINNAIDATYPVIFGDDNWIDLLLSVSETQQKIDVYKANNIQQQIKNALFQFNYDEYIALRNVVQNAKDLYQKCNNYTSFQSIDNEVIQKFDAPSIENAITEYNKASDEIIANINQNKNNKYYNTLSGWLSFVYKIFAIFSSNIRQQREAQQHDLKLINDFISKWNALPLFDCSFQQATNVVQEFEPSIHNWKQKFQAIYNNTTYFKEYYQYQKFVLNQNENSKHIIQVLESAQLDNWSEYYNYWYRHQIISNYAFENNIHQLNAQNISALKIHDEDAKKVIPQKIQHLWETKRQNLIANKDITNLKYLYNLRKNKQFESKNTLRKVVQDDIDFFTTFFPVIFTNPSVCTSIFPAQAIFDIIILDEASQLKIEETYSSLLRGKQHVISGDKHQMPPSNFFGSTPIFWTEESETESTDFLADSQSLLEFADDAGYKNHYIDFHYRSKHPDLIQFSNHAFYESRLIPMPASKNYQAIEYYAIEGIYEKGTNQLEAQAVVDFIFTLDIAAAVPSVGIGTFNIFQRDLILDLIYEKAAENTSHNQQLETLLAKGLFVKNLENIQGDERDILILSTTFGKNKEGKFRQLFGPLSQEKGYKLLNVIITRAKEKLIIFTSIPNDNIQQYHDEISTKGNTGKGILYAYLAYARQVSANNEQQKNFILNQLQKNTKSNTSTTNHIQYVEHIYQTLHNKFGNNIARNFSLGGIQLSLILKKDEQIVAYLNLVDVDVLPKESNYRKHIHLENILNNYNIKTIVITSYEWQTAQEKIINEIEKYLK, from the coding sequence ATGCCTAATAATGAATTTCTAAAAAAACTTTTAGTAAAGCTAAAAAGTGGCGATGCACGTTCTATACATTTGAATGCTTTACCATCGAACTTAGGTAGAATTGATATTTTTGATTTTGTAAATCTACATCAAAGTTTGCACCTACAATTTTTACAACAACTATTTACGCAACCAAAGTTTAGTTTTAATATTTCAGTTGACTCATCTTTATTGGCTAATAAAAATGATGACGAGAAAAAAGTTATCCAACAATTGATTAAAAAATTTAATCATCTTTATTTTCAAGATGAAGAAAATGAACAAGAGCATGGCTATCATTCATTTGGATTTGGCTATCCATTGTTGGTAAAAAGAGACAACACCAATAAAGACAAAATTATTAAAGCACCATTGTTTATTTGGTACTTAAAGATTGAGAAAGATTTAAGAAAAACCAATTCTTGGAATATTTCTAGAGATGAAGATTTGCCTGTAGTATTAAATCCAGTATTGATTTCTTATTTGCAGAGCAATGAAAATATTTCATTTAAGGAACTAGAAATTATGCTTGATGATGAAATGATTTCGGAAAAAGAACTCTTAGATGCTACACAAATTATTACAGAAAAATTAGGCAACAAACAACCTTTAGATAATTTTGTAGCAACTATTTTGCCATGTACCAACAAAGAATCTATTGAATTACTTACAAAAGACAATGCGTGGATACGATTTTCTGGTGTGTTTGGATTATATAAAACAATCAAACAAAGTATCATCAATGATGTTGAGCAATTGGTAGAAAGCAATACGATTGCAACATTGCACCAAGCAAACCATGAGTGTACTTACACTGATGTAATTGCAGCAAATGAATTAGATGATACACAAGAAGCAATTTTGTTTGCACTAAATAAAAATCAAAAAATTATTATTCAAGGACCACCAGGAACTGGAAAAAGTCAAACACTTACTGCAATTATTGCTAATACATTGTTGAATGAAAAGAAAGTATTAGTGGTTTGTGAAAAGAAAACAGCATTAGAAGTTTTACAACAAAATCTTAGTAAAATAAATTTGGCAGAACTTAGTGTATTGATAGAAGATGTACACGCTGACAGAAGAATAATTGTAGAGAAAGTTAGAGATTACATAGAAACAAAATCAACGCAAGAACTACGATTTAGACAACACGAATATGAGCAAACAAAAAATAAATTTAATGAAAATAGAAGCATCATTAATAATGCAATTGATGCTACCTATCCTGTAATTTTTGGTGATGACAATTGGATAGATTTATTATTATCTGTGAGTGAAACACAACAAAAAATAGATGTCTATAAAGCAAATAATATCCAACAACAAATTAAAAATGCTTTATTTCAATTTAATTATGATGAATACATTGCATTAAGAAATGTTGTACAAAATGCTAAAGATTTGTATCAAAAATGCAATAATTATACATCTTTCCAAAGCATAGACAATGAAGTAATTCAAAAATTTGATGCACCTTCAATTGAAAATGCAATAACTGAATATAATAAAGCATCTGATGAAATTATTGCAAACATCAACCAAAATAAAAACAATAAATATTATAATACACTCAGTGGCTGGTTGAGTTTTGTGTATAAGATTTTTGCCATATTTTCAAGCAACATCAGGCAACAAAGAGAAGCACAACAACATGATTTAAAACTAATCAATGATTTTATTTCAAAGTGGAATGCTTTACCATTGTTTGATTGTAGCTTTCAACAAGCAACTAATGTAGTACAAGAATTTGAACCGTCAATACACAATTGGAAACAGAAATTTCAAGCAATTTATAATAATACTACATATTTTAAAGAATACTATCAATATCAAAAATTTGTTTTAAACCAAAATGAAAACTCTAAACATATAATTCAAGTTTTAGAAAGTGCACAGTTGGATAATTGGTCTGAATATTATAATTATTGGTATCGTCACCAAATAATTAGCAACTACGCTTTTGAAAATAATATTCATCAACTCAATGCACAAAATATATCAGCATTGAAAATACATGATGAAGATGCAAAGAAAGTAATACCACAAAAAATTCAACATCTATGGGAAACAAAAAGGCAAAATTTAATTGCAAATAAAGACATCACCAATCTAAAATACTTATACAATCTTAGAAAGAACAAACAATTTGAATCTAAGAATACATTGAGAAAAGTAGTACAAGATGATATCGATTTTTTCACCACTTTTTTCCCAGTTATTTTTACCAATCCTAGTGTGTGTACTTCAATATTTCCTGCACAAGCAATTTTCGATATTATTATTTTAGATGAAGCATCGCAATTAAAAATTGAGGAAACATACAGTAGCTTATTGCGTGGAAAACAACATGTGATTTCTGGCGATAAACATCAAATGCCACCAAGTAATTTCTTTGGCAGCACACCAATTTTCTGGACAGAAGAAAGCGAAACAGAAAGCACAGACTTCTTAGCAGATAGCCAATCTTTATTAGAGTTTGCAGATGATGCTGGCTACAAAAATCATTACATAGATTTTCACTATCGTTCAAAACATCCAGATTTAATACAGTTTTCAAACCATGCATTTTATGAGTCAAGGTTGATTCCAATGCCAGCTTCCAAAAACTATCAAGCAATAGAATATTATGCTATAGAAGGAATTTATGAAAAAGGCACTAACCAATTAGAAGCACAAGCTGTAGTAGATTTTATTTTTACATTAGATATAGCTGCAGCTGTACCAAGCGTAGGTATTGGAACTTTTAATATTTTTCAAAGAGATTTAATTTTAGATTTAATCTATGAGAAAGCAGCAGAAAATACAAGCCATAATCAACAATTAGAAACATTGCTAGCAAAAGGATTGTTTGTCAAAAATCTTGAAAACATACAAGGTGATGAACGTGATATTTTAATACTATCAACAACATTTGGAAAAAATAAAGAAGGGAAATTTAGACAATTATTCGGACCACTATCACAAGAAAAAGGTTACAAATTATTGAATGTAATTATCACAAGAGCAAAAGAGAAACTCATCATTTTTACATCAATACCTAATGACAACATACAACAGTACCACGATGAAATAAGCACAAAAGGCAACACAGGAAAAGGCATACTGTATGCTTATTTAGCTTATGCAAGACAAGTTTCTGCAAACAACGAGCAGCAAAAGAACTTTATCTTAAATCAATTACAAAAAAATACAAAAAGCAATACATCAACTACAAATCATATTCAATACGTTGAGCATATCTATCAAACATTACACAATAAATTCGGAAACAATATCGCTAGAAATTTTTCATTAGGTGGCATACAACTTTCATTAATACTCAAAAAAGACGAACAAATTGTTGCCTACTTAAATCTTGTAGATGTTGATGTTTTGCCTAAAGAAAGCAATTATAGAAAGCACATACACTTAGAAAACATACTCAACAATTACAATATAAAAACGATTGTCATCACAAGCTATGAATGGCAAACAGCACAAGAAAAAATAATAAATGAAATTGAAAAGTATCTAAAATAA
- a CDS encoding site-specific integrase codes for MASVKLILRQHQTDKAGHSPLYLRVIKDRKTKFITTSVKLLPNEWDEAKQKVKKNHPNSARINAFLSQQVADAEGQVADLERKKKSVSAKKLKEAIKGKDSTNFFTYAYDRCEKIKSTLALRTYMNYKRYTEKFEKFAGTKELYFDDITVTMLKDYVNYCSTTLNNGNTSVRYSIMILAIMFKEAIREEIIPANVYPFLSIKLRKDKGKRIYLNADQLQRFQDLKITSEGKAELSRDKFVFSVFGGGLRFGDVMELQWKHFDEENKKINKTIRKTGRQHSFKLGETALNILKKYRTPLTKPDDFVFNMIKDRERYLADVNYKYTETERNGHIANFHLRNIGKELGIPFNVSFHISRHTFATTALNNGMRIEHVSKLMDHTDIGTTQIYAKIISEELDKAVDQYIK; via the coding sequence ATGGCAAGCGTAAAACTAATTTTAAGACAGCACCAAACAGACAAGGCAGGGCATAGTCCTTTGTATTTACGAGTTATCAAAGACCGTAAAACTAAATTCATTACTACCAGTGTAAAGCTATTACCAAACGAATGGGATGAAGCTAAACAGAAAGTAAAAAAGAACCACCCCAATAGTGCCAGGATTAATGCTTTTCTATCTCAACAGGTAGCCGATGCAGAAGGGCAAGTAGCAGACCTTGAAAGAAAGAAAAAATCTGTATCAGCCAAGAAGTTAAAAGAAGCTATCAAAGGAAAAGACAGCACTAATTTTTTTACTTATGCTTATGACCGTTGCGAAAAAATCAAAAGTACATTGGCTTTAAGAACCTATATGAATTACAAAAGGTACACAGAGAAGTTTGAAAAATTTGCAGGTACTAAAGAATTGTATTTTGATGATATTACAGTAACAATGCTCAAAGATTATGTCAATTATTGTAGTACAACTCTAAACAATGGCAATACCTCTGTAAGATATTCTATTATGATTTTGGCTATAATGTTCAAAGAGGCAATCCGAGAAGAAATAATACCTGCTAATGTGTACCCATTTTTAAGTATCAAATTACGAAAAGATAAGGGCAAAAGAATATACCTAAATGCAGACCAGTTACAGCGTTTCCAAGACCTTAAAATTACTTCTGAGGGCAAAGCTGAACTAAGCAGAGATAAGTTTGTATTCTCTGTATTTGGTGGTGGTTTAAGATTTGGCGATGTTATGGAGCTTCAATGGAAACATTTTGACGAAGAAAATAAGAAGATAAATAAAACCATTCGTAAAACAGGCAGACAGCATAGTTTCAAATTAGGCGAAACAGCTTTGAATATTTTGAAGAAATACAGAACACCACTAACCAAGCCAGATGATTTTGTTTTCAATATGATTAAAGATAGAGAAAGGTATTTAGCAGATGTAAATTATAAATATACCGAAACAGAAAGAAATGGACACATTGCAAATTTTCATTTAAGAAACATTGGTAAAGAGTTAGGTATTCCATTCAATGTAAGTTTTCACATTAGCCGTCATACTTTTGCTACTACAGCTCTAAACAATGGAATGAGAATTGAACACGTCAGTAAGTTAATGGATCATACCGACATTGGTACTACACAAATTTATGCAAAAATCATTAGTGAAGAATTAGACAAAGCCGTTGACCAGTATATTAAATAA
- a CDS encoding helix-turn-helix domain-containing protein — protein MEVITIQSEAFQELVKKMDEIQTKLTAKEKEPKEIWLDNQEFIQLLKISKRTAQHYRDTGMISFSQVGSKIYYRMNDVEELLKKHYNKAFKK, from the coding sequence ATGGAAGTAATAACAATCCAATCAGAAGCATTCCAAGAATTAGTTAAGAAAATGGACGAAATCCAAACCAAACTAACAGCTAAGGAAAAAGAACCAAAAGAAATTTGGTTAGACAATCAAGAGTTCATTCAATTACTCAAAATCTCAAAACGAACTGCACAGCATTACCGAGATACAGGGATGATTTCTTTCTCACAAGTAGGTAGCAAAATTTACTATCGTATGAACGATGTAGAGGAACTATTGAAAAAGCATTACAACAAAGCATTTAAGAAATAA
- a CDS encoding AAA family ATPase, with translation MSREIKDYPLVSLYKTVMDTTAFEQNPVLQVLFKINNGTYRHLVDPATKAYQEGKADVYAELKKKIPSFIISGTYEGGRKAENLKDYSGYIILDIDKLPKDEIKNYKQKIAEVPFTFACFISPSGVGLKIIIKISSNPTEHLQAFNQLKAIYEKATGVEIDKSGKDINRLCFFSCDSNIVINYEAQKYLVQHEEVKQTTIAPVPQFTQGTDDLSIFQKCVELTNNKMAYVEGNRNNYVNLLANNCNRNGLSELSATQYINSHYNYNDAEVSQTIKSAYHSHTAEHGKFSKQSTPVVPIKDFSKTGAVPLKQLIHRANTEPDTPFIWSGIKENSFGFIFGPSKSGKTTICENLAMALVAGLTEFMGQSITKGDYKVFFLSLEEYWKPRSQRNAKQTQYLIEHIGNDNWLDNYSANDDTVPRQISSEEEWLLLETLIKKNGANFVIIDSLSRLYEGGIEDSGLAKKVALRLRELCNRLKITLIIIHHTPKQIGRPITIDSLAGSRMLAQEADFMIGVGKSPEGKRYIKDVAFRYKQEDSENVMTFDINSYQYAVEGIQLPETVLLKETDGREDSTNADAILEYIDEKSKSQIGGCYLKDLTEHFVTGKIISRATLFNCLEKLQKDGKISKPSKGQYKSTQ, from the coding sequence ATGTCTAGAGAAATAAAAGATTATCCTTTAGTGTCATTATACAAAACGGTAATGGACACCACAGCATTTGAGCAAAATCCAGTATTACAAGTATTATTCAAAATCAATAATGGTACTTACAGGCATTTAGTTGACCCAGCTACCAAAGCATACCAAGAGGGCAAAGCTGATGTATATGCAGAACTCAAAAAGAAAATTCCTTCATTCATTATTTCAGGCACTTATGAGGGTGGCAGAAAAGCCGAAAACCTAAAAGACTATTCAGGATATATCATTTTGGATATAGACAAATTGCCTAAAGATGAAATCAAAAACTACAAACAAAAAATTGCAGAAGTACCATTTACATTTGCTTGTTTCATTAGTCCTTCAGGTGTTGGCTTAAAAATTATTATCAAAATAAGTTCCAATCCTACAGAGCATTTACAAGCATTCAACCAACTAAAAGCAATTTACGAAAAGGCAACAGGTGTAGAAATTGATAAGTCAGGCAAGGATATAAACCGACTATGTTTTTTCAGTTGCGATAGTAATATTGTAATCAATTACGAAGCCCAAAAATACTTAGTACAGCACGAAGAAGTAAAGCAAACAACTATTGCACCAGTGCCACAGTTTACACAAGGTACAGACGACCTAAGTATTTTTCAAAAATGTGTAGAGCTTACCAATAACAAAATGGCTTATGTAGAGGGCAATAGAAACAATTATGTAAATCTATTAGCCAATAATTGCAATCGTAATGGCTTATCCGAATTGTCAGCAACTCAGTACATAAATTCACATTACAATTACAACGATGCAGAAGTAAGCCAAACAATCAAAAGTGCCTACCATAGCCATACAGCAGAACACGGTAAATTTTCCAAGCAATCTACGCCAGTAGTACCAATCAAAGATTTTTCAAAAACAGGTGCAGTTCCACTAAAACAACTCATTCACAGAGCCAATACCGAACCTGATACACCTTTTATTTGGAGTGGCATTAAGGAAAATTCCTTTGGTTTTATTTTTGGACCTTCCAAAAGTGGTAAAACTACCATTTGCGAAAACTTGGCTATGGCATTGGTGGCAGGGCTTACAGAGTTTATGGGTCAATCCATTACCAAAGGTGATTACAAAGTGTTTTTTCTATCCTTAGAGGAGTATTGGAAGCCAAGAAGCCAACGAAACGCCAAACAAACGCAATACCTTATAGAGCATATTGGTAATGATAATTGGTTAGATAATTATTCAGCAAATGATGATACTGTTCCTCGTCAAATTTCAAGTGAAGAAGAATGGCTATTATTAGAAACATTAATCAAAAAAAATGGTGCAAATTTCGTAATTATAGACAGTTTAAGCCGACTTTACGAAGGTGGTATAGAAGATAGTGGATTAGCTAAAAAAGTGGCTCTAAGGCTACGAGAATTATGCAATAGGTTAAAAATTACCCTCATTATCATACACCATACACCCAAACAAATTGGCAGACCCATTACAATAGATAGTTTGGCAGGTAGTCGTATGTTAGCACAGGAAGCCGATTTTATGATAGGCGTAGGCAAAAGCCCAGAGGGTAAGCGTTATATCAAAGATGTTGCATTTCGTTACAAGCAAGAAGATAGCGAAAATGTAATGACCTTTGATATAAACAGCTATCAATATGCAGTAGAGGGCATTCAATTACCTGAAACCGTTTTACTCAAAGAAACAGACGGCAGAGAGGACAGCACCAATGCAGATGCTATTTTAGAATACATTGACGAGAAATCTAAATCACAAATAGGTGGTTGCTATTTGAAAGACCTTACAGAGCATTTTGTTACAGGCAAAATAATTTCAAGAGCTACTTTGTTCAACTGCCTTGAAAAACTTCAAAAAGACGGCAAAATATCCAAGCCCTCAAAAGGACAGTACAAGTCCACCCAATAA